A stretch of Lathyrus oleraceus cultivar Zhongwan6 chromosome 6, CAAS_Psat_ZW6_1.0, whole genome shotgun sequence DNA encodes these proteins:
- the LOC127091927 gene encoding mitochondrial import inner membrane translocase subunit TIM23-2, giving the protein MADSSTNPKDHQNSRLYHPYQHLNIPVDKLYNLPTSPEHLFPEEASRKHRSWGDNLQYYTGTGYLSGSIIGGTRGSIEGLKAAESGDSLKIRVNRVLNSGGQGGRRLGNSLGVLGLIFAGLESAMIHVRDTDDLVNSAVAGLGTGALYKAAAGPRSAAIAGALGGIAAAVGVAGKQALKRHIPI; this is encoded by the coding sequence ATGGCTGATTCTTCAACCAACCCAAAGGATCATCAAAATTCACGTCTCTACCATCCCTACCAGCACCTCAACATTCCCGTCGACAAGCTCTACAACCTCCCCACCTCGCCGGAGCATCTTTTCCCTGAAGAAGCTTCCAGAAAGCACCGTTCATGGGGCGACAACCTCCAGTATTACACCGGCACCGGCTACCTCTCCGGCTCCATCATCGGAGGCACAAGAGGATCCATCGAAGGTCTTAAGGCTGCTGAGTCAGGTGACTCTCTTAAGATCCGAGTCAACCGTGTTCTTAACTCGGGTGGTCAAGGAGGTCGTCGACTCGGTAACTCGCTTGGGGTTCTGGGATTGATCTTTGCAGGATTGGAGAGTGCTATGATCCATGTTAGGGACACGGATGACTTGGTTAACAGCGCGGTTGCTGGACTCGGTACCGGGGCGCTTTATAAGGCTGCTGCGGGTCCCCGATCTGCTGCTATTGCTGGTGCTCTTGGTGGAATTGCGGCGGCTGTGGGAGTTGCCGGAAAGCAAGCTTTGAAACGACACATTCCAATTTAA